In Caldisericia bacterium, a genomic segment contains:
- the glyS gene encoding glycine--tRNA ligase subunit beta, translated as MGNKLLIEVGVEEIPARFLNEIGELIKKNFSDFLNSEAIEYKNLQIFFTPRRLVIFVDEISERQKDRVLKVKGPKKSLAFNENGEPLTPLKGFLQKNDSTIDDIKIEKVGDEEYVFIEKKMFGKDTKELIRDNFQKILFSIPIRKPMKWDSLSFVRPIRWILSMFNDELININIGDIKSKRETRRFLKTSMDYIKINSVDDYFESIKKEGIILSFEERKKIILEELSNFEKELQVEINKDEDLLNEVTNLVESPKVFYFTLPSKGRDLPYEILVEILIKGARVFPGKKNNEIIYAFGVQNGIFKDSNIIKEGFMSVVKAKIDDALFFFSKDKEIPIKNRIDGLKNIIFEKNLGTYYDKTIRLIKLLKNLYNDLKLTEEEKALLDRAALLSMSDLTTLTVQEYPELHGIIGGFLCIESNEEKDVCEIIKEFIYPRKKDDRLPESKLPKILGIIDRIDTLVGSFLVKLEPTSSEDPMGLRRVSLTLLKLLISFENSISINNLIDYSLKTFEDSLKKDFNLENILKFIKNRFRGILEEENLNYDIINAVINVEPFIPYKAYVNSKFIKNIYNEEPFNNFVLAYKRVYNITKNHNIQGEIKENLFEKDEEKNLYEFYLNIKNEIEKRNIIELEKVYNKFIESVNIINKFFDNILVMVDDEKIKINRLNLLKNLLNIFRKFGHFEEILKQ; from the coding sequence ATGGGTAATAAACTTTTAATTGAAGTTGGTGTAGAAGAGATACCCGCCAGATTTTTAAATGAAATTGGTGAATTAATTAAGAAAAATTTTTCTGATTTTCTTAATTCTGAGGCAATAGAATATAAGAATCTCCAAATTTTCTTTACTCCAAGAAGGTTAGTCATTTTTGTTGATGAAATTTCTGAGAGACAAAAAGATAGAGTTTTAAAAGTAAAAGGTCCAAAAAAATCTTTAGCATTTAACGAAAATGGAGAACCTCTTACCCCTTTAAAAGGTTTTTTGCAAAAAAATGATAGTACCATAGATGATATTAAAATTGAAAAAGTTGGTGATGAAGAATACGTTTTTATAGAAAAGAAAATGTTTGGTAAAGATACTAAAGAATTAATAAGAGATAACTTTCAAAAAATTCTTTTTTCAATTCCAATAAGAAAACCAATGAAATGGGACTCGCTTTCTTTTGTAAGACCAATAAGATGGATTTTATCAATGTTTAATGATGAATTGATAAATATTAATATTGGAGATATAAAAAGTAAAAGAGAAACAAGACGATTCTTAAAAACTTCAATGGATTATATCAAAATTAATTCAGTTGATGATTATTTTGAGTCTATTAAAAAAGAAGGGATTATTTTATCCTTTGAAGAAAGAAAAAAGATAATTCTTGAAGAGTTGTCTAATTTTGAAAAAGAACTTCAAGTTGAAATAAATAAAGATGAAGATCTTTTAAATGAAGTAACAAATTTAGTTGAATCACCAAAAGTTTTTTACTTTACTTTACCATCAAAAGGAAGAGATCTACCATATGAGATACTCGTTGAAATATTAATAAAAGGTGCAAGAGTTTTTCCTGGAAAGAAAAATAATGAAATAATTTATGCATTTGGTGTTCAAAATGGAATTTTCAAAGATTCAAATATAATAAAAGAAGGATTTATGAGTGTTGTTAAAGCAAAAATTGATGATGCCTTATTTTTCTTTTCAAAAGATAAAGAGATTCCAATAAAGAACAGAATTGATGGTTTAAAAAATATAATTTTTGAAAAAAATCTCGGGACATATTATGATAAAACAATTAGATTAATTAAATTATTAAAGAATCTTTATAATGATTTAAAATTAACAGAAGAAGAGAAAGCACTTCTTGATAGAGCGGCTCTGTTATCAATGTCTGATTTAACAACTTTAACTGTTCAAGAATACCCTGAATTACATGGAATAATTGGGGGATTTTTATGCATTGAATCAAATGAAGAAAAAGATGTCTGTGAAATAATAAAAGAGTTTATATATCCAAGAAAGAAAGATGACAGACTTCCAGAGTCAAAACTTCCAAAAATTCTTGGAATAATTGATAGAATTGATACCCTGGTTGGAAGTTTTCTTGTTAAGTTAGAACCAACTTCAAGTGAAGATCCTATGGGTCTAAGAAGAGTTTCTTTAACCCTTCTTAAACTTTTAATCTCTTTTGAAAATTCAATTTCAATTAATAATTTAATTGATTATTCATTAAAGACATTTGAAGATTCTCTCAAGAAAGACTTTAATTTAGAAAATATTTTAAAATTTATAAAAAATAGATTTAGAGGAATTTTAGAAGAAGAAAATTTAAATTATGACATAATAAATGCTGTTATTAATGTTGAACCATTTATACCTTATAAAGCATATGTGAATAGTAAATTCATAAAAAATATATATAATGAAGAACCATTCAACAATTTTGTTTTAGCATATAAAAGAGTATATAACATTACCAAAAATCATAATATTCAAGGAGAAATTAAAGAGAATCTATTTGAAAAAGATGAGGAAAAAAATTTATATGAATTTTATTTAAACATTAAAAATGAAATTGAGAAAAGAAACATAATCGAATTGGAAAAAGTTTACAATAAATTTATTGAATCTGTTAATATTATAAATAAATTTTTTGACAATATTCTTGTTATGGTTGATGATGAAAAAATTAAAATAAATAGATTAAATTTGCTAAAGAATTTATTAAATATTTTTAGAAAATTTGGCCATTT
- a CDS encoding glycine--tRNA ligase subunit alpha, with the protein MTFQDIITELRIFWSKENCVVAEAFDIEVGAGTMSPLTFFGVLGKNPYRVAYVQPSRRPQDGRYGDNPNRLYKHHQFQVILKPPPNNIIEIYLNSLKSLGIKEEDHDIRFVEDNWESPTLGAWGVGWEVWCDGMEITQFTYFQQAGGIDLEPISAEITYGLERIALFLQKKESIFEINWNQTIKYKDLRLLEEREMCVYSFEEANTEMLREIFDSFEKEAHELLDKNLILPSYEYCLKLSHIFNILDARGSIGLTERNQYITRIRNIANNCAKLFLKERNG; encoded by the coding sequence ATGACCTTTCAAGATATTATAACTGAGTTAAGAATTTTTTGGAGCAAAGAAAATTGTGTAGTTGCTGAAGCTTTTGATATTGAAGTTGGAGCAGGGACAATGAGTCCTTTAACTTTTTTTGGTGTTTTAGGAAAAAATCCCTATAGAGTTGCATATGTTCAACCTTCAAGAAGACCACAAGATGGAAGATATGGAGATAATCCAAATAGATTATATAAACATCATCAATTTCAAGTTATTTTAAAACCTCCCCCAAATAATATTATTGAAATATATTTAAACAGTTTAAAAAGTCTTGGAATAAAAGAAGAAGATCATGATATTAGATTTGTTGAAGACAATTGGGAATCTCCGACTCTTGGAGCATGGGGAGTTGGATGGGAAGTTTGGTGTGATGGAATGGAAATAACTCAATTTACTTACTTTCAACAAGCGGGTGGAATAGATTTAGAACCTATTTCTGCAGAGATTACTTATGGTTTAGAAAGAATAGCTCTTTTTCTTCAAAAAAAAGAATCAATTTTTGAGATAAATTGGAATCAAACAATTAAATATAAAGATTTAAGATTACTCGAGGAGAGAGAAATGTGTGTTTATTCTTTTGAAGAGGCAAATACAGAAATGCTAAGAGAGATTTTTGACTCTTTTGAGAAAGAAGCACATGAACTTCTTGATAAAAATTTAATACTTCCATCTTATGAATATTGCCTTAAATTATCTCACATATTTAATATTTTGGACGCGAGAGGCTCCATTGGATTAACAGAAAGAAATCAATATATAACAAGAATAAGAAATATTGCTAATAATTGTGCTAAGTTATTTTTAAAGGAACGAAATGGGTAA
- a CDS encoding MFS transporter, giving the protein MKKPQGFKGFILMSIGQFISMVGSSMTQFGLSIWIWKTTGNATPFSIITTLFFIPNLIFSPFAGALIDRWPLKKSLILPDLTAGLITLLTLILYLMNKLNLPFLYIASFVSGIFNAFQWPAYSVTISVMLKKEEYGKANGLFSMVENGPMIIAPILAGIFLPLINLSGVMIIDIFTFLFAIIAVLYVYIPKIDRVLSIEKLNIFSEALFGFKYIFKHKHLLSLLTVFLLVNLFEGFINPLYSPLILSKTNNNSIFLGIIQMFFGLGGLIGGFVMTIWGGTKKKIYSLLGGIFLGGISLVFFGISKAVYILSILGLIISFSGVISNASSQAIWQSKISPELQGRVFSARRVIAQLIGTIPMISSGPIVDNILSKYFTYENRFFSYFGSGKGGAMSFMTSLSGILVIFVVIYALSNKLIMNVETID; this is encoded by the coding sequence ATGAAAAAACCTCAAGGATTTAAAGGGTTTATTTTAATGTCAATTGGTCAATTTATCTCAATGGTTGGTTCAAGTATGACTCAATTTGGTTTATCAATATGGATTTGGAAAACCACAGGAAATGCCACGCCATTTAGTATAATTACAACTTTATTCTTTATTCCAAACTTAATTTTCTCACCTTTTGCAGGTGCACTTATTGATAGATGGCCTTTAAAAAAATCTCTAATCCTTCCAGATCTAACAGCAGGATTAATAACATTATTAACTTTGATTTTGTATTTGATGAATAAATTAAATCTTCCTTTTTTATACATTGCATCTTTTGTTTCAGGAATATTTAACGCTTTTCAATGGCCAGCATATTCAGTAACAATAAGTGTTATGTTAAAAAAAGAAGAATATGGAAAAGCAAATGGCCTTTTTTCAATGGTTGAAAATGGTCCAATGATAATTGCACCAATCCTTGCGGGTATATTTTTACCTTTAATAAATTTATCTGGAGTAATGATTATTGATATATTTACTTTTTTATTTGCCATTATTGCAGTTCTATATGTCTACATTCCAAAAATTGATAGAGTTTTATCTATTGAAAAATTAAATATTTTTAGTGAAGCCCTCTTTGGATTTAAATATATTTTTAAACATAAACATTTATTATCACTACTCACTGTTTTTCTTCTTGTTAATCTCTTTGAAGGATTTATAAACCCTTTATATTCGCCATTAATTTTGTCAAAAACAAATAATAATAGTATTTTCTTGGGAATAATACAAATGTTTTTTGGTTTAGGTGGGCTTATCGGAGGATTTGTTATGACAATTTGGGGAGGAACAAAAAAGAAAATATACAGTTTATTAGGTGGAATTTTTCTTGGAGGAATCTCTTTAGTTTTCTTTGGAATATCTAAAGCAGTTTATATTTTATCAATTCTTGGATTAATAATCTCTTTCTCAGGTGTTATTTCAAATGCATCTTCTCAAGCAATTTGGCAATCTAAAATTTCTCCTGAATTACAAGGAAGAGTTTTTTCAGCAAGAAGAGTAATAGCACAACTTATTGGAACAATACCAATGATTTCAAGCGGACCAATTGTTGATAACATTCTTTCTAAATATTTTACTTATGAAAATAGATTTTTTTCTTATTTTGGAAGTGGAAAAGGAGGAGCTATGTCTTTTATGACATCTTTATCTGGAATTCTTGTTATATTTGTTGTAATTTATGCTCTTTCTAATAAACTTATAATGAATGTTGAAACAATAGATTAA
- a CDS encoding isochorismatase family cysteine hydrolase yields MFKNICLLIIDMQYDFIKSPSPVFVNECRDIIPNIQKILNRFREKNLPRIFVKREHRESGIDVDLPRRELFIKNGGFLIENNLGSEIINELRPNKDEIVVIKRRFSAFFGTELDFLLRRMEIKTLILTGIQTPNCIRTTAFDAISYDYEVIVISDATKSKTDEIQNANLLDMKEVGIKILLTNELLNMLK; encoded by the coding sequence ATGTTTAAAAATATATGTTTATTAATTATTGATATGCAATATGATTTTATTAAGAGCCCTTCTCCAGTTTTTGTTAATGAGTGTAGAGATATTATTCCAAATATCCAAAAAATTCTTAATAGATTTAGAGAAAAAAATCTACCAAGAATTTTTGTTAAAAGAGAACATAGAGAATCTGGTATTGATGTTGATTTACCAAGAAGAGAATTATTTATAAAAAATGGTGGGTTTTTAATAGAAAATAATTTGGGATCTGAAATTATAAATGAATTAAGACCAAATAAAGATGAGATTGTCGTTATAAAAAGAAGATTCTCAGCCTTTTTTGGCACTGAACTTGACTTTTTATTAAGAAGAATGGAGATTAAAACTTTAATTTTAACTGGAATTCAAACTCCAAATTGTATAAGAACAACTGCGTTTGATGCTATCTCTTATGATTATGAAGTAATAGTTATTTCTGATGCAACAAAATCAAAAACAGATGAAATTCAAAATGCAAATTTATTAGATATGAAAGAAGTTGGTATAAAAATTTTATTAACCAATGAATTATTAAATATGTTAAAATGA
- a CDS encoding sigma 54-interacting transcriptional regulator, which yields MIHGITRLNSEELNKKKEEYEIYLETSKKLFENFIDKRNPFTISLIDKEGVVLLVCSAEKNPIIEEGIIIDEKFGVTAILNVIKSCKESEILGNDHTLPLLKSWSCAASPVKDIYGNLKCIISLSSEKDKYPQYGLKLVKLITSAIENEVNLKHTLKEIELSKHYAEIIAEGNKDGVLVLDKNANVLYINQVGANILKIDREKAIGKNVTEIVDFTPVILNVFKTHKGYVDKEFIIESPSRGLLHFIKTAVVLRDSNGNFAGVVDFFREIERVRKFVTSYIGAEAKFTFDDIKGESEKIKEVVRIAKIASKSNSTVLITGETGTGKEMFAQAIHFESERRSGPFVALNCGAIPRDLAESELFGYEPGAFTDADKRGRPGKFELADGGTLFLDEINELPPSLQIKLLRAIEDKVITRIGGTKSLKVNVRIISATNKNIQELVEKGIFRKDLYFRLNVIHINIPPLRERREDIPILINHFINKFNMTLNKNIKGYDNSFIDPLLNYDFPGNVRELQNIIERAINICESDKLTIDHLPEYLFEKKFDFKKYINLEDIKRDYIEKILLECDFNISKAAKKIGISRPTLYKIIKKYKLEKYI from the coding sequence ATGATACATGGTATTACCAGATTAAATAGTGAAGAATTAAATAAAAAGAAAGAAGAATATGAAATATATTTAGAAACATCAAAAAAACTTTTTGAAAATTTTATTGATAAAAGAAACCCTTTCACAATTTCATTAATTGATAAGGAGGGAGTAGTATTATTAGTTTGTAGTGCTGAAAAGAACCCTATCATTGAAGAAGGAATAATTATAGATGAAAAATTTGGAGTTACAGCAATATTGAATGTAATAAAAAGTTGCAAAGAATCAGAAATCTTAGGAAATGATCATACTTTACCTTTATTAAAATCTTGGTCATGTGCTGCATCTCCAGTTAAAGATATTTATGGAAATTTAAAATGCATTATTAGTTTATCAAGTGAAAAAGATAAATACCCACAATATGGTTTAAAATTGGTAAAATTAATTACAAGTGCTATTGAAAATGAGGTTAATTTAAAACATACATTAAAAGAAATTGAATTATCAAAGCATTACGCTGAAATAATAGCAGAAGGTAATAAAGATGGTGTCCTTGTTTTAGATAAGAATGCTAATGTATTGTATATAAATCAAGTTGGAGCAAATATTTTAAAAATTGACAGAGAAAAAGCAATAGGAAAAAATGTTACTGAAATAGTAGATTTTACTCCAGTTATATTGAATGTTTTTAAAACACATAAAGGTTATGTAGATAAAGAATTTATTATAGAAAGTCCATCAAGAGGTTTACTTCATTTCATAAAAACAGCCGTTGTATTAAGAGATTCGAATGGGAATTTTGCAGGTGTAGTAGATTTTTTTAGAGAAATTGAAAGAGTAAGAAAATTTGTAACATCGTATATAGGAGCTGAAGCAAAATTTACTTTTGATGATATAAAAGGAGAAAGCGAAAAAATAAAAGAGGTTGTTAGAATAGCCAAAATTGCTTCTAAATCGAATTCAACTGTTTTAATCACTGGAGAAACTGGTACTGGTAAGGAAATGTTTGCTCAAGCAATACATTTTGAAAGTGAAAGAAGATCTGGACCGTTTGTAGCATTGAATTGTGGAGCAATTCCAAGAGATTTAGCAGAAAGTGAATTATTTGGTTATGAACCAGGAGCATTTACAGATGCAGATAAAAGAGGAAGACCCGGAAAATTTGAACTTGCAGATGGTGGTACTCTTTTTTTAGATGAAATTAATGAATTGCCTCCTTCCCTCCAAATTAAACTTTTAAGGGCAATTGAGGATAAAGTAATAACAAGAATAGGTGGAACCAAATCTCTCAAAGTTAATGTAAGGATAATTTCAGCAACTAATAAAAATATTCAAGAGTTAGTAGAAAAAGGAATTTTTAGAAAAGATTTATATTTTAGATTAAATGTTATCCATATAAATATTCCTCCATTAAGAGAAAGAAGAGAGGACATTCCTATTCTAATTAATCATTTTATTAACAAATTTAATATGACACTGAATAAAAATATAAAAGGTTATGATAATTCATTTATTGATCCACTTTTAAATTATGATTTTCCTGGTAATGTAAGAGAATTACAAAATATTATTGAAAGAGCCATAAATATATGTGAGAGTGATAAATTAACTATAGATCATTTACCAGAATATTTATTTGAAAAGAAGTTCGATTTTAAAAAATATATAAATTTAGAAGATATTAAGAGAGACTATATTGAAAAAATTTTACTTGAATGTGATTTTAATATCTCTAAAGCAGCTAAAAAAATTGGTATTTCAAGACCGACTCTTTATAAAATCATTAAAAAATATAAATTAGAGAAATATATTTAA
- a CDS encoding thiamine pyrophosphate-dependent dehydrogenase E1 component subunit alpha codes for MSDYSKEFLQSLYRTMVRIRVFELKAEELFLQGKLPGFIHLYIGEEAIATGAMANLRKDDYITSTHRGHGHMIAKGASMDRMMAELYGKKTGYCKGKGGSMHIADVSIGVLGANGEVGGGLPIAVGAAMGLKMQKKDSVVISFFGDGASNRGSFHESLNWASVYNLPVIFICENNQFASTARFKETTSVENISDRAVAYSMKGITIDGNNVLEVYETVKEAVYRARNGGGPTLIEAKTYRIKGHFVGDPMLYRDQKEVEEFWKKEPIGRFENYLFENGFMNNQEKESIWQEANKEVETAVKFAEESEYPEPKEALEDLFENDTGYDYF; via the coding sequence ATGTCAGATTACTCAAAGGAATTTTTGCAATCACTTTACAGAACTATGGTAAGAATAAGAGTTTTTGAGTTAAAAGCAGAAGAACTTTTCCTTCAAGGCAAATTACCGGGTTTTATACATCTTTATATTGGTGAAGAGGCTATTGCAACAGGGGCAATGGCTAATTTAAGAAAAGATGATTATATCACCTCAACTCATAGAGGACACGGTCATATGATTGCTAAAGGTGCTTCAATGGATAGAATGATGGCGGAGTTATATGGAAAGAAAACAGGTTATTGCAAAGGAAAAGGAGGTTCAATGCATATTGCAGATGTTTCAATTGGCGTATTAGGAGCCAATGGAGAAGTTGGTGGTGGTTTACCGATTGCAGTTGGAGCAGCAATGGGTTTGAAAATGCAAAAAAAAGATTCTGTTGTAATATCATTTTTTGGAGATGGAGCATCTAATAGAGGTTCATTTCATGAATCATTAAATTGGGCTTCTGTTTATAATTTACCTGTTATATTCATATGTGAAAACAATCAATTCGCATCAACAGCAAGATTTAAAGAAACAACATCAGTGGAAAATATTTCAGATAGAGCAGTTGCTTATAGTATGAAAGGAATAACCATTGATGGTAACAATGTTCTTGAAGTTTATGAAACAGTAAAAGAGGCTGTTTATAGAGCAAGAAATGGAGGAGGACCTACATTAATTGAAGCAAAAACTTATAGAATAAAAGGCCACTTTGTTGGTGATCCAATGTTATATAGAGATCAAAAAGAAGTTGAAGAATTTTGGAAAAAGGAACCAATAGGAAGATTTGAAAATTATCTTTTTGAAAATGGTTTTATGAATAATCAAGAAAAAGAAAGTATTTGGCAAGAAGCGAATAAAGAGGTTGAGACTGCTGTTAAATTTGCTGAAGAAAGTGAATATCCAGAACCAAAAGAGGCATTAGAAGATTTGTTTGAAAATGATACTGGATATGACTATTTTTAA
- a CDS encoding alpha-ketoacid dehydrogenase subunit beta: MREITFAEALGEAMLEEMERDPTIFTYGEDIAKQGGIFGQYKSLLGKFKDRVIDTPISEEVIYGSALGAALVGMRPVVEFHFADFIFTGITSIVNQIMKFKHMTGGQGKIRVVLRGPDGVAKSAAAQHSESIETIFMHIPGIFVVIPSTPYDMKGLLKTALRCDDPVIIFEHKMLYKIKGPVPEEEYFIPFGKADIKREGKDVTVVATSRMVHESLKAAEELEKEGIDVEVIDLRTLVPWDKECVINSVKKTHHLVIAHETWKRAGWGAEVAATVQEMAFDYLDAPIIRVGAKNVHIAFSPPLQDYIVPDYKSVIDAVRRVLNV, from the coding sequence ATGAGAGAAATAACCTTTGCTGAAGCGTTAGGCGAGGCAATGTTAGAAGAGATGGAAAGAGACCCAACTATATTTACTTATGGAGAAGATATAGCTAAACAGGGTGGAATTTTTGGTCAATATAAATCTTTGTTAGGAAAATTCAAAGATAGAGTAATTGATACGCCTATTTCTGAAGAAGTTATATATGGATCTGCTTTAGGTGCAGCATTAGTGGGAATGAGACCAGTTGTTGAGTTTCATTTTGCAGATTTTATTTTTACCGGTATCACATCAATTGTAAATCAAATAATGAAATTCAAACATATGACAGGCGGACAAGGAAAAATAAGGGTTGTTTTAAGAGGACCAGATGGTGTTGCAAAATCTGCTGCAGCACAACATTCTGAGTCTATAGAAACAATCTTTATGCATATTCCAGGAATTTTTGTAGTTATTCCATCTACTCCATATGATATGAAAGGTTTGCTAAAAACTGCATTAAGATGTGATGATCCAGTAATTATATTTGAACATAAAATGCTTTATAAAATTAAAGGTCCCGTTCCAGAAGAAGAATATTTTATTCCTTTTGGTAAAGCGGATATTAAAAGAGAGGGTAAAGATGTAACAGTTGTTGCAACATCAAGAATGGTGCATGAATCATTAAAAGCAGCAGAAGAATTAGAAAAAGAAGGTATAGATGTTGAGGTTATCGATTTAAGAACACTTGTTCCATGGGATAAAGAATGCGTAATTAATTCTGTCAAAAAAACTCATCATCTTGTAATTGCCCATGAAACATGGAAAAGAGCTGGTTGGGGGGCAGAGGTTGCAGCAACTGTTCAAGAAATGGCTTTTGATTATCTTGATGCACCAATAATACGAGTTGGAGCAAAAAATGTTCATATAGCATTCAGTCCTCCTCTTCAAGACTATATAGTGCCAGATTATAAAAGCGTCATTGATGCAGTTAGGAGAGTATTAAATGTATGA
- a CDS encoding dihydrolipoamide acetyltransferase family protein — MYELKMPKFGLTMEEGVITKWYKKEGDFVNKGEAICEIESEKIVNDLESPVSGYIKQILVKEGESKKVGEVIALISESKEELRKEVIKEESEKEILASPRAKRLAKEKGVDLTKIKGSGPGGRIVEKDILDYLESVKESKEIIEELSQIRKEIIKNLKKGYENSILVTNVTKVDFSHLMNIKRNFLKEISVTSILVKVVSQVLKKHPKFNSNFDGEKLIKFRDINIGIATDTEKGLIVPVLKNVENMSIEEIDKKLKDLIKKAKDGKLSIDETKGSHFTITNLGMMRTDFFTPILNANEVGILGIGRIDKEIKMDENGRIYPIEISHLSLSYDHRVIDGADAARFLDDLCSIIENESNLKKLLNL, encoded by the coding sequence ATGTATGAGTTAAAGATGCCTAAATTTGGTTTAACAATGGAGGAGGGGGTTATAACAAAATGGTATAAAAAAGAAGGCGATTTTGTTAATAAGGGAGAGGCTATATGTGAGATTGAATCAGAAAAAATAGTGAATGATTTAGAATCTCCTGTGTCAGGTTATATAAAACAAATATTAGTTAAAGAGGGTGAGTCAAAAAAAGTTGGAGAAGTTATTGCATTAATATCAGAAAGTAAAGAAGAATTAAGAAAGGAGGTGATAAAAGAAGAGAGTGAAAAAGAGATTTTAGCATCTCCAAGAGCAAAAAGATTGGCAAAGGAGAAGGGTGTTGATTTAACAAAAATTAAAGGAAGTGGACCAGGAGGTAGAATAGTAGAAAAAGATATTTTAGATTATTTAGAAAGCGTAAAAGAGTCAAAAGAGATTATAGAAGAGTTATCTCAAATAAGAAAAGAAATTATAAAAAATCTTAAAAAAGGATATGAAAATTCTATCTTAGTAACAAATGTAACGAAAGTTGATTTTAGTCATTTAATGAATATAAAAAGAAATTTTCTTAAAGAGATCTCTGTAACTTCTATTTTAGTAAAAGTTGTATCTCAAGTTTTAAAAAAACATCCAAAGTTTAACTCAAATTTTGATGGAGAAAAATTGATTAAATTTAGAGACATTAATATTGGAATTGCAACAGATACAGAAAAAGGTCTCATAGTGCCTGTATTAAAGAATGTTGAAAATATGTCAATTGAAGAGATAGATAAAAAATTAAAAGATTTAATTAAAAAAGCAAAAGATGGAAAACTTTCTATAGATGAGACAAAGGGCTCACATTTTACAATTACAAATTTAGGTATGATGAGAACTGATTTCTTTACACCAATTTTAAATGCTAATGAAGTAGGAATTTTAGGTATTGGAAGGATTGATAAAGAAATTAAAATGGATGAAAATGGGAGAATCTATCCTATAGAAATTTCACATCTTTCTTTATCTTATGATCATAGGGTTATTGATGGTGCTGATGCTGCAAGATTTTTAGATGATCTCTGCAGCATCATTGAAAATGAAAGTAATTTAAAAAAATTATTAAATTTGTAA
- a CDS encoding DctP family TRAP transporter solute-binding subunit, which translates to MKKFLTIFLIVTLTLSIFSLTGCKKEEKVEFVPKAEYTMQLNVGPAFGWGMGAQKWADLIKIKTGGKINVKPYFSSALLQGKQTNWFQAVAEGSIDFAVESTINSSPVVKSHNLFSLPFFINTYENLDKIENGETGKKLFEEMEKLGVVPLAWGENGFRQITNSKKPIRTPEDMKGLKFRVVGSPIFIDIFKALGADAVSMNWADAVTAFQQGAVDGQENPYGVLLPVQIWQYHKYVTNWNYVVDPLIFCVSKKTWDTFPDDIKQAIKEAAIEAAEWEKAYVRRGLDDGTALKILKEKFNYIPEISDQIAYVKLNGMTVIDITEEERQKFIEATKPVFDKWVEVVGKDLVELAKKDMGK; encoded by the coding sequence ATGAAAAAATTTTTAACAATTTTTTTAATTGTAACTTTAACATTATCTATTTTTTCATTAACAGGATGTAAAAAGGAAGAAAAAGTTGAATTTGTACCAAAAGCAGAGTATACTATGCAACTAAATGTTGGACCTGCTTTTGGATGGGGAATGGGAGCACAAAAATGGGCTGACTTGATTAAAATTAAAACTGGAGGAAAAATTAATGTTAAACCATATTTCTCGAGTGCTTTACTTCAAGGAAAACAAACAAACTGGTTCCAAGCAGTTGCAGAAGGAAGTATAGATTTTGCAGTAGAATCAACAATTAATTCTTCACCAGTTGTTAAATCACATAATTTATTTTCTTTACCATTTTTCATTAATACTTATGAAAATTTAGACAAAATTGAAAATGGTGAAACAGGTAAAAAACTTTTTGAAGAAATGGAAAAATTAGGAGTAGTTCCTCTTGCATGGGGTGAAAATGGATTTAGACAAATCACCAATAGTAAAAAACCAATTAGAACTCCAGAAGATATGAAAGGATTAAAATTCAGAGTTGTTGGATCTCCTATATTTATTGATATTTTTAAGGCACTTGGTGCTGATGCTGTTAGCATGAACTGGGCAGACGCTGTTACAGCATTTCAACAAGGAGCAGTTGATGGTCAAGAAAATCCATATGGTGTCTTACTTCCAGTTCAAATTTGGCAATACCATAAATATGTAACGAATTGGAACTATGTTGTAGATCCTCTTATCTTTTGTGTAAGTAAAAAAACTTGGGATACATTTCCAGATGATATAAAACAAGCAATAAAAGAAGCAGCAATTGAGGCTGCAGAATGGGAAAAAGCATATGTTAGAAGAGGGCTTGATGATGGAACAGCGCTTAAAATATTGAAAGAAAAATTTAATTATATTCCTGAAATTTCAGATCAAATTGCCTATGTAAAGTTAAATGGGATGACAGTAATAGATATTACTGAAGAAGAGAGACAAAAGTTTATTGAAGCCACAAAGCCAGTTTTTGATAAATGGGTAGAAGTTGTCGGTAAGGATTTAGTTGAACTTGCAAAAAAAGATATGGGAAAATAA